A region of the Candidatus Atribacteria bacterium genome:
GTTAAGCTCGGTAATAAACTTGCTATCCCAATAAGCGCAAAAATACATCCGGTTATCCAAAACCTGATAATAATCTTAGGTTCTTTCCAACCACAAAGCTCAAAATGATGATGAATAGGACTCATCTTAAACATTATTTTTCCCCTTAATTTTACCGAAATAATCTGAAGTATCACCGATAAGGTTTCAATCGCAAATACTCCGCCTATTATCACTAAAATCAATTCTGTCCTGGTAAAAATTGCTGCCGAAGCAAGCGCTCCACCTAAAGCCAAAGACCCTACGTCCCCTAAAAATATCCGCGCGGGATAAAAATTATAGATCAAAAAACCAAAAGAGGTAAAGCCAACTATCAGAGTAAAGAGGCTCATGGGCAATATATTTTGGATATAGGCAATGAAAGCAAAACTTAACATAGCGATAATAATTAATCCAGTCGCTAAGCCATCCAGGCCATCTGATAAATTAACTGCATTAACCGCGCTAACCATCACTAAAACCACAAAAGGTACAAACATGATCCCTAAATCTAAATTATTTTTTATAAAAGGAAGATAAATTTCTGTACCTAAATCAGTATTTTGTTGAATAAAGTAAGCCACTATCAAAGCAAAAACAATTTGAAGGGAAAATTTTTGCATAGTCAGAAGCCCTAATGATCTTTTATTAATAAATTTTATTAGATCATCAATTAATCCGATAAAACCAAAACCGACAGTAGCAACTAATGACCATAAAACATATTTTTGGTATGGAATCAAGAATAATATTATTATTCCCAGAACAAGGATAATAATGACTCCTCCCATGGTAGGTGTTCCCATTTTATGTTGATGAAGATCAGGACCCTCCTGGCGTATTTTCTGTCCAATATTATGTTTTTTTTGGTATTTGATAAAAAAAGGCAAAGCAATAATCGGAATTATAAAAGAAACTAATAAGATTAAGGACCAATAGATCATTATCTCCTCCTTAGGCAGGGCTATTTTTTTGATATTCTTTTTGCCATAATTCTAAAATCTCTTCCATTTTCATTTCTCGAGAACCTTTTAAGAGAATAAAATCTCCGGACTTGGTCAGACTCAACAACTTCTTTACCAAAGATAGCTTCTCATTTTTCTCGAAAGAAAATATCTTTTCTTTGGCTATTCCTTCTTTTTGGGAAGATTGAGCAATGATCTTTCCTTTCTTACCAACAGTTATCAGTATATCAATTGATAATTTTACCACTTCTTTTCCTATTTCCCAGTGATAGAAGTCGGCTTTTTCTCCCAATTCCAGCATATCTCCTAAAATAGCTATTTTTCTATGTTTTTGCGCAGCTTGGGTAAAAGTTTCCAAAGCATTTTTTACAGATAAGGGACTCGCATTATAGGAATCATTTAGTATGGTAATGCCCTTGTTAAAATTATTTAATTGCATATGCAGGTCTAACGGTTTAAAAGAAGATAATCCCCTTTCAATTAAATCTAATCCTGTTCCCAGCGCCAAAGCAGTAGCCGAAGCAGCCAAGGCATTATAAACATTATATCTTCCCAATAAGGGAAAAAATATTTCTCTGCTCTTGCCATTCTGTACTTCAAAGAGAAATTTCATTCCCTTGTCACTGACCATCCTGACATGAGAAGCCAAAACATCACTCTTATTCTCAATACCAAAAGTATATACTTTCTTTCCTTTAACTACCCCCGACATCTTAGAAAAATAAGGGTCGTCTCGGTTTAGAATGGCTATACCATCTTTATCCAATGATTGTAATAATTCTGATTTAGCCTTAAAAATATTCTCTTTTGAGCCTAATAGGCCGAGATG
Encoded here:
- a CDS encoding phospho-N-acetylmuramoyl-pentapeptide-transferase, which produces MIYWSLILLVSFIIPIIALPFFIKYQKKHNIGQKIRQEGPDLHQHKMGTPTMGGVIIILVLGIIILFLIPYQKYVLWSLVATVGFGFIGLIDDLIKFINKRSLGLLTMQKFSLQIVFALIVAYFIQQNTDLGTEIYLPFIKNNLDLGIMFVPFVVLVMVSAVNAVNLSDGLDGLATGLIIIAMLSFAFIAYIQNILPMSLFTLIVGFTSFGFLIYNFYPARIFLGDVGSLALGGALASAAIFTRTELILVIIGGVFAIETLSVILQIISVKLRGKIMFKMSPIHHHFELCGWKEPKIIIRFWITGCIFALIGIASLLPSLT
- a CDS encoding UDP-N-acetylmuramoyl-tripeptide--D-alanyl-D-alanine ligase, producing MENCEIKELVKVISGKIIQGNQHCVINRFSIDSRTLNSGDLFFALMGPNFDGHNFIFEAFNKGAVGAVVCKDMNTLLQNKLIDKDKIIIEVKDTLSALQDWSKYYKDKFKTFNIVITGSNGKTTTKEMIAHILSLKFPLLKTSGNYNNEIGIPLTMLQLNKSHKLLVVEMGMRGLGEIKTLTDFIHPDLAVITNIGEAHLGLLGSKENIFKAKSELLQSLDKDGIAILNRDDPYFSKMSGVVKGKKVYTFGIENKSDVLASHVRMVSDKGMKFLFEVQNGKSREIFFPLLGRYNVYNALAASATALALGTGLDLIERGLSSFKPLDLHMQLNNFNKGITILNDSYNASPLSVKNALETFTQAAQKHRKIAILGDMLELGEKADFYHWEIGKEVVKLSIDILITVGKKGKIIAQSSQKEGIAKEKIFSFEKNEKLSLVKKLLSLTKSGDFILLKGSREMKMEEILELWQKEYQKNSPA